From Vulpes vulpes isolate BD-2025 chromosome 7, VulVul3, whole genome shotgun sequence, one genomic window encodes:
- the FAM133B gene encoding protein FAM133B isoform X1: protein MNPIAMARSRGPIQSSGPTIQDYLNRPRPTWEEVKEQLEKKKKGSKALAEFEEKMNENWKKELEKHREKLLSGSESSSKKRQRKKKEKKKSGRYSSSSSSSSDSSSSSSDSDDEDKKQGKRKKKKKNRSHKSSESSMSETESDSKDSLKKKKKSKDANEKEKDIKGLSKKRKMYPEDKPLSSESLSESDYIEEVRAKKKKSSEEREKVIEKTKKKKKHKKHSKKKKKKAASSSPDSP, encoded by the exons ATGAACCCAATAGCAATGGCCAGATCAAGGGGTCCAATCCAGTCTTCGGGGCCAACGATCCAAGATTATCTAAACCGACCAAGGCCTACCTG ggAAGAAGTGAAAGAACaactagaaaagaagaagaaaggctcCAAGGCATTGGctgaatttgaagaaaaaatgaatgag AACtggaagaaagaactagaaaaacaCAGGGAGAAATTATTAAGTGGAAGTGAGAGCTCATCCAAAAAAAGACAG agaaagaaaaaagaaaagaagaaatctggTAGG TAttcatcttcttcttcatcaAGCTCTGattcttccagcagttcttcgGATTCTGACGATGAG gataaaaaacaagggaaaaggaaaaagaaaaagaagaaccgTTCACATAAGTCTTCTGAAAGCTCCATGTCAGAAACTGAATCGGACAGTAAG gatagtttaaaaaagaaaaagaagtcaaaggatgcaaatgagaaagaaaag gacaTTAAAGGActcagcaaaaaaagaaagatgtatcCTGAAGATAAACCATTATCATCTGAGTCCTTATCAGAATCAGATTATATTGAGGAG GTAcgagcaaaaaagaagaaaagcagtgaAGAACGAGAAAAAGTAATA gaaaaaacaaaaaagaaaaagaagcataagAAACAcagtaagaagaagaaaaagaaggctgCTAGTTCAAGTCCTGACTCACCGTAA
- the FAM133B gene encoding protein FAM133B isoform X2, which yields MNPIAMARSRGPIQSSGPTIQDYLNRPRPTWEEVKEQLEKKKKGSKALAEFEEKMNENWKKELEKHREKLLSGSESSSKKRQRKKKEKKKSGRYSSSSSSSSDSSSSSSDSDDEDKKQGKRKKKKKNRSHKSSESSMSETESDSKDSLKKKKKSKDANEKEKDIKGLSKKRKMYPEDKPLSSESLSESDYIEEVRAKKKKSSEEREKEKTKKKKKHKKHSKKKKKKAASSSPDSP from the exons ATGAACCCAATAGCAATGGCCAGATCAAGGGGTCCAATCCAGTCTTCGGGGCCAACGATCCAAGATTATCTAAACCGACCAAGGCCTACCTG ggAAGAAGTGAAAGAACaactagaaaagaagaagaaaggctcCAAGGCATTGGctgaatttgaagaaaaaatgaatgag AACtggaagaaagaactagaaaaacaCAGGGAGAAATTATTAAGTGGAAGTGAGAGCTCATCCAAAAAAAGACAG agaaagaaaaaagaaaagaagaaatctggTAGG TAttcatcttcttcttcatcaAGCTCTGattcttccagcagttcttcgGATTCTGACGATGAG gataaaaaacaagggaaaaggaaaaagaaaaagaagaaccgTTCACATAAGTCTTCTGAAAGCTCCATGTCAGAAACTGAATCGGACAGTAAG gatagtttaaaaaagaaaaagaagtcaaaggatgcaaatgagaaagaaaag gacaTTAAAGGActcagcaaaaaaagaaagatgtatcCTGAAGATAAACCATTATCATCTGAGTCCTTATCAGAATCAGATTATATTGAGGAG GTAcgagcaaaaaagaagaaaagcagtgaAGAACGAGAAAAA gaaaaaacaaaaaagaaaaagaagcataagAAACAcagtaagaagaagaaaaagaaggctgCTAGTTCAAGTCCTGACTCACCGTAA
- the FAM133B gene encoding protein FAM133B isoform X3, whose amino-acid sequence MGKRDNRVAYMNPIAMARSRGPIQSSGPTIQDYLNRPRPTWEEVKEQLEKKKKGSKALAEFEEKMNENWKKELEKHREKLLSGSESSSKKRQRKKKEKKKSGRYSSSSSSSSDSSSSSSDSDDEDKKQGKRKKKKKNRSHKSSESSMSETESDSKDSLKKKKKSKDANEKEKDIKGLSKKRKMYPEDKPLSSESLSESDYIEEVRAKKKKSSEEREKVIEKTKKKKKHKKHSKKKKKKAASSSPDSP is encoded by the exons GCCTATATGAACCCAATAGCAATGGCCAGATCAAGGGGTCCAATCCAGTCTTCGGGGCCAACGATCCAAGATTATCTAAACCGACCAAGGCCTACCTG ggAAGAAGTGAAAGAACaactagaaaagaagaagaaaggctcCAAGGCATTGGctgaatttgaagaaaaaatgaatgag AACtggaagaaagaactagaaaaacaCAGGGAGAAATTATTAAGTGGAAGTGAGAGCTCATCCAAAAAAAGACAG agaaagaaaaaagaaaagaagaaatctggTAGG TAttcatcttcttcttcatcaAGCTCTGattcttccagcagttcttcgGATTCTGACGATGAG gataaaaaacaagggaaaaggaaaaagaaaaagaagaaccgTTCACATAAGTCTTCTGAAAGCTCCATGTCAGAAACTGAATCGGACAGTAAG gatagtttaaaaaagaaaaagaagtcaaaggatgcaaatgagaaagaaaag gacaTTAAAGGActcagcaaaaaaagaaagatgtatcCTGAAGATAAACCATTATCATCTGAGTCCTTATCAGAATCAGATTATATTGAGGAG GTAcgagcaaaaaagaagaaaagcagtgaAGAACGAGAAAAAGTAATA gaaaaaacaaaaaagaaaaagaagcataagAAACAcagtaagaagaagaaaaagaaggctgCTAGTTCAAGTCCTGACTCACCGTAA